From Thermococcus celericrescens, a single genomic window includes:
- a CDS encoding ATP-binding cassette domain-containing protein, giving the protein MALLEVENLGIDLGDFHLRDVSLSVEEGDYLTVIGPTGAGKSVLLEAIAGFYPLLSGRVLLDGRDVTKEPPERRGISIVYQDYMLFPHLSVFDNIAFGLRKRGLSMEEIEREVKTIAGELHIAHILHRKPGTLSGGEQQRVALARALVIRPRILLMDEPFSALDSKTRERLRSLVKGVIEEYGTTVIHVTHDFEDVFALAKHVAVMRDGRIVQFGTPEEVFSRPGDEFIAGFVGTNLLRGTAGRKRDGLTAVRVGDVILYTSDEAKGEVTLSLRPEEIILAREPGECSAQNVVPVEVGEMERRGQLVWLSLISDGLSLRAVVTPNAVELLKIRPGERFYALFKASVLRVVG; this is encoded by the coding sequence ATGGCCCTGTTAGAGGTTGAAAACCTGGGCATAGACCTTGGGGACTTCCATCTCAGAGACGTCTCGCTCTCGGTTGAGGAGGGGGATTACCTGACGGTCATCGGGCCAACGGGGGCGGGAAAGTCCGTCCTCCTTGAGGCCATAGCGGGCTTTTACCCCCTCCTTTCCGGCAGGGTACTCCTCGACGGCCGGGACGTGACGAAAGAACCGCCGGAACGGAGAGGAATAAGCATAGTCTATCAGGACTACATGCTCTTCCCCCACCTGAGCGTTTTCGACAACATAGCCTTTGGCCTCAGGAAGAGGGGCCTCTCCATGGAAGAGATAGAGCGCGAGGTCAAAACCATAGCAGGGGAGCTCCACATTGCGCATATTCTCCATAGGAAGCCCGGGACACTGAGCGGTGGGGAGCAGCAGAGGGTCGCGCTCGCGAGGGCCCTTGTGATTAGACCGAGGATCCTCCTTATGGATGAACCCTTCTCCGCCCTGGATTCGAAGACGAGGGAGAGGCTTCGCTCGCTGGTGAAAGGGGTCATAGAGGAGTACGGCACGACGGTGATCCACGTCACCCACGACTTCGAGGACGTCTTTGCCCTGGCAAAACACGTCGCCGTGATGAGGGACGGCAGAATCGTCCAGTTCGGAACACCTGAGGAAGTCTTTTCAAGGCCCGGAGATGAGTTCATAGCCGGTTTCGTCGGAACGAACCTGCTCCGCGGAACCGCCGGGAGGAAGCGCGATGGTCTCACCGCGGTTAGGGTCGGCGACGTAATCCTCTACACCTCGGACGAAGCGAAGGGGGAGGTTACCCTCTCCCTACGGCCGGAGGAGATAATACTCGCGAGGGAGCCCGGCGAGTGCTCCGCCCAGAACGTGGTCCCCGTTGAGGTTGGGGAAATGGAGAGGCGCGGCCAGCTCGTCTGGCTCTCTCTGATCTCGGACGGCCTTTCGCTTCGCGCGGTGGTGACGCCGAACGCCGTGGAGCTCCTCAAAATAAGGCCTGGAGAAAGGTTCTACGCCCTCTTCAAGGCGAGTGTGCTGAGGGTGGTTGGGTGA